A genomic window from Alkalihalobacillus sp. AL-G includes:
- a CDS encoding zinc dependent phospholipase C family protein: MGSRIMHLVTADLVCRQLTISEASHFYLGAVVPDAQTPKDLTHFFDYNPQGLTIAVNYNRFIEKYQPNNHTPFELGYLCHLITDDFWLKDFFLAWIKEKVEENPGFQEAYHRDFRRLNSMLLRWNKNESLQAVLKTGTYNGGIEELDVSKVQPFLEDMQNDFITPVDTESRPLEVFEFEDIIQYIHNSVEKTIQVIKRISGEGRES; the protein is encoded by the coding sequence ATGGGTTCACGTATCATGCATTTAGTTACAGCAGACCTAGTTTGTAGACAATTGACAATAAGTGAGGCTTCACACTTTTACTTAGGTGCTGTTGTTCCTGATGCTCAAACACCGAAAGATTTGACACATTTTTTTGATTATAATCCTCAGGGATTAACGATTGCGGTTAACTACAATAGATTTATCGAAAAATACCAGCCAAATAATCACACCCCGTTCGAATTAGGGTATTTATGCCATTTGATAACCGATGATTTTTGGCTTAAAGACTTTTTTTTGGCCTGGATCAAAGAAAAAGTAGAGGAAAATCCAGGGTTTCAAGAGGCATACCATCGAGATTTCAGACGGTTGAACAGTATGTTGTTAAGATGGAATAAAAATGAGTCACTTCAAGCAGTTTTAAAGACGGGAACTTACAATGGCGGAATTGAAGAATTGGATGTTAGCAAGGTCCAACCTTTTCTCGAGGATATGCAGAATGATTTTATTACACCTGTCGATACCGAATCAAGGCCCCTTGAGGTATTCGAGTTTGAAGACATCATTCAATATATACATAACTCTGTTGAGAAAACGATACAGGTAATAAAGAGGATTTCTGGAGAAGGAAGAGAAAGCTAA
- a CDS encoding GNAT family N-acetyltransferase, whose amino-acid sequence MNYKRYYSAIEFIEQAEDFLLLDEAKHNLPLGILSQCAAKERESQSTDPKPYFALIRDDKGIALTLIMTPPFNLGIFGDEKHGDLDHAFTIAVNNLLKERVTIPGVIGANQLVEPFVDQWGKTTGAKPVIAMEQAIYELTEVQSVPVIPGKMRAATEQDLDLVINWIHEFTNVTEAPLSKEDSIKRAKEFIGQRSIHMWEDGEPVSMARQARSTKNGIVINLVYTPPEFQRKGYATSCVAALSQKLLDSGYKFCSLYTDLSNPTSNRIYGKIGYRTIGESIVYRFETD is encoded by the coding sequence ATGAATTATAAGAGATATTACAGTGCCATTGAATTTATAGAACAAGCGGAAGATTTTTTACTGCTAGATGAAGCCAAACATAACCTTCCACTCGGAATATTAAGCCAGTGCGCTGCAAAGGAACGAGAGAGTCAAAGTACTGATCCAAAGCCATATTTTGCATTAATACGAGATGACAAAGGTATTGCATTGACGTTAATAATGACACCGCCTTTTAATTTAGGGATTTTTGGTGATGAAAAACATGGCGACCTTGACCATGCATTCACAATCGCAGTAAATAATCTTTTAAAAGAGCGTGTTACCATACCTGGTGTAATCGGCGCCAACCAGCTTGTGGAACCATTTGTTGATCAATGGGGGAAAACGACTGGTGCTAAACCTGTGATTGCAATGGAACAAGCCATCTATGAATTGACCGAAGTACAAAGTGTGCCGGTGATTCCAGGGAAAATGAGAGCTGCTACTGAACAGGATTTAGACTTGGTTATCAATTGGATACATGAGTTTACGAATGTGACTGAAGCGCCCTTGTCCAAGGAGGATTCTATAAAACGTGCGAAGGAATTCATCGGGCAACGTTCTATTCATATGTGGGAAGACGGGGAACCAGTTTCCATGGCACGACAGGCTAGATCGACAAAGAATGGGATTGTGATCAATTTGGTCTATACGCCTCCTGAATTTCAGAGAAAAGGGTACGCGACGTCCTGTGTTGCCGCACTGAGTCAAAAACTGCTTGATAGTGGATACAAGTTTTGTAGTTTATATACCGACCTATCAAATCCGACCTCTAATCGAATTTATGGAAAAATAGGTTATCGTACCATTGGGGAATCCATCGTTTATCGATTTGAAACGGACTGA
- a CDS encoding DeoR/GlpR family DNA-binding transcription regulator, which produces MYQEERLLEIIEYLKIHERISVNEMMDEFNISRDTARRDLVKLEEKNAIVRTRGGAILPKKKEEIKSYSDRLQFDSDVKTKIAKRAQSLIQRRDTLLFDTSTTVQYLAEILTEKDAVVLTNSIHQAQILSQKPNVEIHLLGGILNKEHGFLYGSSLIERLNHYYVDKVFIGAAGLSVKGFTYPHEEDAMVKKEMTRHGEQVIVLVDHTKFRKKQLYRSVTFQDVDIIITDRTPDSDIVSLLQEYNVELIIVE; this is translated from the coding sequence ATGTATCAAGAAGAACGTTTATTGGAGATCATTGAGTATTTGAAGATTCATGAGCGGATTAGCGTAAATGAGATGATGGATGAGTTCAACATCTCACGTGATACGGCAAGACGAGATCTCGTCAAGCTTGAGGAGAAAAATGCAATCGTACGAACTAGAGGCGGAGCAATCCTTCCAAAAAAGAAGGAAGAGATCAAGAGTTATTCTGATCGCTTACAATTTGATTCGGATGTCAAAACTAAGATTGCAAAGCGTGCACAATCGCTTATTCAACGTAGAGATACGCTGCTTTTTGATACGTCCACTACCGTTCAATATCTTGCGGAAATACTTACGGAAAAAGATGCCGTTGTGCTTACAAACTCGATTCATCAGGCACAAATTCTCTCACAAAAACCGAATGTAGAAATCCATTTACTTGGAGGGATCCTAAATAAGGAACATGGTTTTTTATATGGTTCTTCGCTGATCGAAAGGCTCAATCATTATTACGTTGACAAGGTCTTTATCGGTGCGGCAGGCTTATCTGTAAAAGGATTCACCTATCCTCATGAGGAAGACGCTATGGTTAAAAAAGAAATGACCCGCCATGGTGAGCAGGTCATCGTCCTTGTGGATCATACGAAGTTTAGGAAGAAACAGCTGTATCGAAGTGTTACCTTTCAAGATGTTGATATCATCATTACAGACCGAACACCTGACAGCGACATTGTATCACTTTTGCAAGAATATAATGTTGAGCTTATTATCGTGGAGTAA